From Catharus ustulatus isolate bCatUst1 chromosome 6, bCatUst1.pri.v2, whole genome shotgun sequence, a single genomic window includes:
- the LOC116997175 gene encoding mas-related G-protein coupled receptor member H-like, with protein MEVTTVSPSPASPTEGDDLCETDFTDVAIHSVALLICLCGLAGNGAVLWLLRSYVLCRNSTTYLMFFLTFFDFLFVLFLVPSPLLFLLEDMSCTVIMPLQHVRLLLYLPQISSTLWLYTLTLISIKRCQSIHCPLWHCCHHPQHLSKVVCALLLVLPITFTTVLATRISLCMSQFPEQCRVSLISMYTFNLLLCVPFMLTFSTILYIKFKSGSIQQQPKSFDIVICLIVLFTLPLSLWNLLQEIGYSIFSSQVFFLLTCIHSSIKPFIYFLAGRCWKNCSVGSLQLSLQRIFEEKKKKTGRRNDASRDTGI; from the coding sequence ATGGAGGTGACCACTGTGTCCCCATCTCCTGCCTCACCCACTGAAGGGGATGATCTCTGTGAGACAGATTTCACTGATGTGGCCATACACAGTGTGGCACTGCTCATCTGCCTctgtgggctggctgggaaCGGGGCTGTCCTTTGGCTTCTCCGCTCCTACGTTTTGTGCAGGAACAGCACCACCTATTTAATGTTCTTTCTGACTTTTTTCGACTTCCTCTTCGTCCTCTTTCTggtcccctcccctctgcttttcctgctggaggaCATGTCCTGCACTGTCATCATGCCCTTGCAGCATGTGCGGTTACTTCTTTACCTGCCTCAGATTTCCAGCACCCTGTGGCTGTACACACTGACATTGATCAGCATCAAGAGGTGCCAGTCCATCCACTGCCCACTCTGGCACTGTTGCCACCATCCCCAGCACCTGTCAAAGGTGGTGTGTGCCCTGCTCTTGGTACTCCCCATCACTTTCACCACTGTGCTTGCCACAAGGATTTCCCTGTGTATGTCCCAGTTTCCTGAGCAGTGCCGGGTTTCTCTCATCTCCATGTACACCTTCAACCTCCTCCTCTGTGTTCCCTTCATGCTCACTTTCAGCACAATCCTCTACATTAAGTTCAAGTCTGGCTCTATCCAGCAGCAACCCAAGAGTTTTGACATTGTTATCTGCCTCATTGTGCTCTTCACACTCCCCCTCAGCCTCTGGAATTTACTGCAGGAGATCGGGTATAGCATTTTCTCCTCGCAGGTGTTTTTCCTGCTCACCTGCATCCACAGCAGCATCAAACCCTTCATCTACTTCTTGGCAGGGAGATGTTGGAAGAACTGCTCTGTGGGGtccctccagctctccctccaGAGGATCtttgaggagaagaaaaaaaaaactggccGCAGAAATGATGCCTCTAGGGACACAGGGATCTGA